A region of Dioscorea cayenensis subsp. rotundata cultivar TDr96_F1 chromosome 5, TDr96_F1_v2_PseudoChromosome.rev07_lg8_w22 25.fasta, whole genome shotgun sequence DNA encodes the following proteins:
- the LOC120262066 gene encoding uncharacterized protein LOC120262066: protein MAQREERARQPPRQMDSDPRPYARANVGRSAASGVGARHSAPPRSHAPESYDEYARYPRGGEGRRNDFVREGPSNGGGQGQRQGEGEGEGEGGGRGAPPRWPRWTPANQTNDDDDDCSSSSSDDEPEFRDMHIVIDRNRIRNAKGAKIVTGQRVKRDLSVTITNNVIGG, encoded by the coding sequence ATGGCACAGAGGGAGGAACGAGCTCGCCAACCACCTCGCCAAATGGATTCTGATCCAAGGCCTTATGCCCGGGCGAATGTTGGTCGTAGTGCTGCTTCCGGTGTTGGTGCTCGCCATTCGGCCCCTCCCAGATCACATGCACCTGAAAGTTATGATGAGTATGCTCGGTATCCACGGGGTGGCGAAGGCCGCCGGAATGACTTTGTTCGTGAAGGGCCAAGCAATGGAGGAGGCCAAGGTCAACGTCAAGGTGAAGGTGAAGGTGAAGGTGAAGGTGGGGGGCGAGGTGCTCCTCCTCGCTGGCCTCGCTGGACGCCTGCCAACCAAACCAATGATGATGACGACGACTGCTCATCCTCATCGTCTGATGACGAGCCTGAATTCAGAGACATGCATATCGTCATTGACCGCAACAGGATTAGGAATGCTAAAGGCGCCAAGATTGTCACAGGCCAACGTGTCAAGAGGGATCTCAGTGTTACTATAACCAACAATGTGATTGGAGGCtaa